In the genome of Phlebotomus papatasi isolate M1 chromosome 2, Ppap_2.1, whole genome shotgun sequence, one region contains:
- the LOC129801751 gene encoding uncharacterized protein LOC129801751 isoform X1: MEPIHRDGKIREQVELEDRMRREYGIKWGMLAEKATNEFYNPGKINAEFRERFKKDTETFPYDYTGSGDSFFISKDMYNALVKICRCGRQKTEGHVLKCLQRVKAKYIEDVQVTEAEDRKDLKAQSTSNFLRRLPPTSAGNYLLLKLPEKNDEMKNSRSRWMASTYLSTMGKLYKIHFTALHNARTPYSRSALRKYFHRVTDLYSKKKDTLYKSA, encoded by the exons ATGGAGCCCATTCACCGAGACGGGAAAAT ACGTGAGCAAGTGGAGCTAGAGGACCGCATGAGGCGAGAATATGGCATAAAATGGGGAATGTTGGCTGAGAAAGCCACAAATGAATTCTACAATCCTGGCAAGATTAATGCAGAGTTCAGGGAACGTTTCAAAAAGGACACTGAAACCTTTCCCTACGATTACACAGGCAGCGGAGATTCTTTCTTCATTTCCAAAGACATGTACAATGCCTTGGTTAAAATTTGTCGTTGTGGACGACAGAAAACCGAGGGACATGTCCTTAAATGTTTGCAGAGAGTCAAAGCAAAATATATCGAGGATGTTCAGGTAACTGAAGCCGAGGATCGAAAAGATTTGAAGGCACAATCAACGAGTAACTTCCTAAGACGTCTTCCACCGACTTCTGCAGGTAATTATCTCTTACTCAAATTACccgaaaaaaatgatgaaatgaaAAATTCCAGGAGTCGTTGGATGGCCTCAACATACCTATCAACAATGGGAAAGCTCTACAAAATACATTTCACCGCGCTACACAATGCCCGGACCCCGTATTCAAGATCAGCCCTACGGAAGTATTTTCATCGGGTAACGGACCTATATAGCAAAAAAAAGGACACCCTCTACAAATCGGCCTGA
- the LOC129801751 gene encoding uncharacterized protein LOC129801751 isoform X2 gives MEPIHRDGKIREQVELEDRMRREYGIKWGMLAEKATNEFYNPGKINAEFRERFKKDTETFPYDYTGSGDSFFISKDMYNALVKICRCGRQKTEGHVLKCLQRVKAKYIEDVQVTEAEDRKDLKAQSTSNFLRRLPPTSAGVVGWPQHTYQQWESSTKYISPRYTMPGPRIQDQPYGSIFIG, from the exons ATGGAGCCCATTCACCGAGACGGGAAAAT ACGTGAGCAAGTGGAGCTAGAGGACCGCATGAGGCGAGAATATGGCATAAAATGGGGAATGTTGGCTGAGAAAGCCACAAATGAATTCTACAATCCTGGCAAGATTAATGCAGAGTTCAGGGAACGTTTCAAAAAGGACACTGAAACCTTTCCCTACGATTACACAGGCAGCGGAGATTCTTTCTTCATTTCCAAAGACATGTACAATGCCTTGGTTAAAATTTGTCGTTGTGGACGACAGAAAACCGAGGGACATGTCCTTAAATGTTTGCAGAGAGTCAAAGCAAAATATATCGAGGATGTTCAGGTAACTGAAGCCGAGGATCGAAAAGATTTGAAGGCACAATCAACGAGTAACTTCCTAAGACGTCTTCCACCGACTTCTGCAG GAGTCGTTGGATGGCCTCAACATACCTATCAACAATGGGAAAGCTCTACAAAATACATTTCACCGCGCTACACAATGCCCGGACCCCGTATTCAAGATCAGCCCTACGGAAGTATTTTCATCGGGTAA